One genomic segment of Brassica napus cultivar Da-Ae chromosome A3, Da-Ae, whole genome shotgun sequence includes these proteins:
- the LOC106444023 gene encoding terpenoid synthase 17-like codes for MESTGLSFGPKNLPNVHRVLLHFKTNVSIFPSRWLHNHTLSLKPEKYHLLCVRATQSNDDLERTRPLVHFSPTLWGDHFLSVPLDVDEFDNLSREIEVTMKPKVRDMLMSFKNRDSERIRLIHLLVKLGIAYHFETEIDEILNKAFGKIDGIIAQQDDLETISTMFEVFRLRGYYMSCDAFSRFQGEDGNFKESLAEDIRGMLQLYQAAHLGTPSEDIMDEALRFTRHHLESLTGNHAASVSPHLSTHIKNALCRARYHNLEMLATREYISFYDQEEAHNETLLKFAKLNFNYCQLHYIQELKDLTKWWKDIDLSSKLPYIRDRIVEVFFGSVAMYFEPRYSLGRIIVAKLTAVATVFNDTCDAYGTLPEVTSLVDAFQRWDLGGTEKLPSYVRIVFGSVFETLEEIEQEMRPGGRSEIVQVVVDEMKKLARAYLALSKWSRESHVPTFEEYMEIGMRTSMDQYAAYSFIAMEDYDETQICEWYNSKPKMMEALNGVFRIVNDISTYEREMKRGEVATGLNCYMKQHEVTKEEAIEELNKIATNYYKLIMEEFLTTTAVPRPVLVRCLNVSRPVDIIYKESDKFTNPGELKDAIKSLFIHPIPL; via the exons ATGGAATCAACAGGATTGAGTTTTGGTCCTAAAAATCTGCCTAACGTTCACAGAGTCCTCCTCCATTTCAAGACCAACGTCTCTATCTTTCCTAGCCGTTGGCTTCACAATCACACTCTTTCCCTGAAACCGGAAAAATACCACTTGCTTTGCGTTAGGGCTACTCAGAGTAATGATGATCTTGAGAGAACTCGTCCCTTGGTACACTTTTCTCCCACTCTTTGGGGAGATCACTTCCTTTCTGTTCCCCTCGATGTCGAT GAATTTGATAATCTATCGAGAGAGATTGAAGTGACGATGAAGCCAAAAGTGAGAGATATGCTCATGTCTTTCAAAAATAGGGACAGTGAAAGGATCCGTCTCATCCATTTGCTAGTGAAACTTGGAATCGCATATCATTTCGAGACTGAGATTGATGAGATTCTTAACAAAGCTTTtggaaaaattgatggcatAATAGCCCAACAAGATGATTTGGAAACAATCTCCACCATGTTTGAGGTTTTCAGACTACGCGGTTACTACATGTCTTGCG ATGCATTCAGTAGATTTCAAGGTGAAGATGGAAATTTTAAGGAAAGTCTAGCCGAGGACATTAGGGGGATGCTGCAGTTGTACCAAGCGGCACATCTCGGGACACCATCTGAAGATATAATGGACGAGGCACTGAGATTCACTCGGCATCACTTGGAGTCGTTGACAGGTAATCACGCAGCAAGTGTTAGTCCCCATCTCTCTACGCATATAAAAAACGCATTGTGTAGAGCTCGATATCATAACTTGGAGATGCTAGCCACAagagaatatatatctttttacgATCAAGAAGAAGCTCACAACGAGACGCTGCTCAAGTTTGCTAAGCTCAACTTCAACTATTGTCAGCTACATTACATCCAAGAGCTAAAAGATCTGACCAA ATGGTGGAAAGATATAGATCTTTCATCTAAGCTACCTTACATCAGGGACAGAATTGTAGAGgtctttttcgggtcagtggCAATGTATTTCGAGCCACGGTATTCACTTGGGAGAATTATAGTCGCTAAACTAACAGCGGTGGCGACTGTTTTTAATGATACATGTGATGCATATGGCACCCTTCCTGAAGTTACAAGTCTTGTGGATGCTTTCCAGAG ATGGGATCTTGGGGGCACTGAAAAGCTACCAAGCTATGTAAGAATCGTTTTTGGAAGTGTGTTTGAGACTTTAGAAGAGATTGAACAAGAAATGAGGCCAGGAGGAAGATCAGAAATTGTGCAAGTAGTTGTAGATGAG ATGAAGAAGTTGGCGAGAGCGTACTTGGCCCTCTCGAAATGGTCACGTGAAAGTCACGTGCCAACCTTTGAAGAGTACATGGAGATTGGCATGAGGACGTCAATGGATCAATATGCTGCCTATAGCTTTATCGCGATGGAAGATTATGATGAGACACAAATCTGCGAATGGTACAATTCCAAACCCAAAATGATGGAAGCTTTGAACGGTGTTTTTCGTATTGTGAACGACATATCCACCTATGAG CGAGAGATGAAGAGAGGAGAAGTGGCTACAGGTCTGAATTGTTACATGAAGCAACATGAAGTTACCAAAGAAGAAGCTATTGAAGAATTAAACAAGATTGCTACTAATTATTACAAATTAATAATGGAGGAGTTTTTGACAACAACCGCTGTGCCACGCCCGGTTCTGGTGCGTTGCCTCAATGTTTCGCGACCCGTTGATATTATCTACAAGGAGAGTGATAAATTCACAAATCCTGGGGAGCTCAAAGACGCCATCAAATCTTTGTTCATTCATCCAATTCCACTTTAA